CAGGCGCTCAGTTCAACCCCTGGCCCGCCGCTGAAGGAGCAGGTaagtgaaagggggggggcttgcctggagccgccaccGCATTTTGTGCGGCAGCGGCGGACCCAGGCGTGGCGGCGGGgacacttacctgctccgtcggcgGCGGGCCCGGGTttaaattgagcccccggctcctCCCGGAAGCTAGGCcgggtggagccgggggctcaatttaaACCCGGGCCCGCCgccgacagagcaggtaagtgttCCCGCCGCCACGCCTGGgcctgccgccactgccgcacAAACTGCGGCAGCAGCTCTaggcaagccccaccccaccccttcacttaccttctccaacctgggatgctctaaacaaaaaaagaagtaggtggctctaagttgttcatcctcagttttccacaaccccacagtcacctctgcatatcctattctccatcctgtcctcatggtttatctgctttgggagagtgagaatttcactggtactttctgcctccttagggaggatgtggcgttaaggcttgtgagccttaactcccaatttccccgctttttggtgcttggttaaaaagtgtacatccttaacgttgttttgtaaaccgtaggtttattaggggtgtgcacagaccccccgctccgccccgcgggccgatccaaaaatttcgggtcggccccgCTCGggtcggagctccgcagtggaggggagtggcgccaggtaatgtcatgccctgcatggaaccggagtcgggagatgagggggaggtggcagaggctggacccagtgcagaggggcctggctcaggagaagagaatggactggcagaggctgtggcagagcctcagggagaggagccaaggccagcaggaacctctgccagctctgagggcttgatgccagcaaagactctggaagagccgcagggatctggggaggagagggaccagCCCAGTTTCAGCCAGTTAAGGGCGGACAAGTCCACCCGAAGGCGGTCTAGCCGCCTTCAAgagaaacgccaagcaatcagagatcagctgcggaacgctgactcagcactctgactgaggataaaaggagcagccaggagccctgccaaattgtcagagattatctgagctcttcggtggaagctggctcccagagctcttgagcacgcacctcgctccagatcccgagttcctgaacccagccttgactcccggaccccgtgaccacgcctgacgacttccggaatcctgtggtaaccttggactgcctctgacaacatttacccgtgcctactcctgtgacctttggactgcatctctggaccttgcttccgaagtctgtaactgcaataaattccttgttactaagataccaactgtgtgagcttatctttgtcaagccacttggcagctttcccggacaggtaaggagaggagggtgggaggtttaccgggccctgccgccatcgccacccgtgcagcgatggcagcagagcccggtaagggaccaagggggaggggggccttacctgcctccgtccgcggtccgtcggcgtcttcaattgagcccgcaagtggcccagacttcctggttgaaccgcgggctcaattgaagacgccgacagaccgcggacggaggcaggtaagggagaggagggtgggatgcAGGATGCTGGATCCCTGCTCCTTGGGTGCTCAGCACATCCTGCCTCTCCCTTGCCAGCTGCTGAGACTTCAAcagccattcccacccacccacccacccaaatacaTATTTTCACAAACATATGGACTTGAAATGCTGTGGTTCTCAAAATAGTAGCTGGGTTCTGAATTGCTGATTGAGGGGTCAGGGCAGGGGACTGAGACTggaatattgtgaaccgcccagagagcttcggctattgggcggtataaaaatgtaataaataaataaataaaataaataaatattgtgaagAACCTCTCAGAAATGGTTTTGTCTTGTTGTCTCATGAGGACTGTTGCTTTTGTGTTCTTCTTGTGGGCATCCTAGAAGGTCAGTGTGTAGGAAACAAGGTCAAGAGTATAGAAAACTTGCTGGACTAGACCTTTGAGCTAAACTTGTAAAACTGTTTATCTCAGGGAAGCAAGACAAATCACTTAATCTCACTGTAGACAGGCTATGTTGGACTACCTCTTAGAGTGAACTCAGCCGAAGCAAAGCAAGCTTGATTTACAAGGAGGCAGACAGGATTCTTCAAAATTTGTCAGACAATACTTTTTATTAGGGCCTACCAGGATGTCCCTAAATAATGAGCAAGTCTCTCTTGAACTCAGAACTCCTAGATGTGGGACAAGATTGTTGtcatcttaggccttagccagacctaccaGAAAGTCCGGGGGAGACGAGGAGAGACCTCGCGTTgcaattaacgcgagatctcgcccttgtttacacgtaaggcgcaacaacctcaggaagagaggcgtcgcgcccgccatgtgtttttttttaaaggggacggagcacacgaacggtcgtgcgcaaaggtaagtttttttaaaaaattcatttcatttccccgctccccccactctaaccccaatgggcacagcactcccagctccgcacaagtaattgcgcggagctgggtaaacccacggaaatgggccacatgctccgcggtctcgggctcagcccgagaccgcggaaaaagcaggcccaaagtgtagggttgtatcctggggcaagggagggatgatccttccctgatcccgggatcccctgtgcgtcatctggacacacagggatgatcccggggttcaccccgggatatagcctggtctagctaaggccttagtctaagTGATTTCCAAGGACAACCGCACACATGCACTTTGGACATAGCCATGACTCCTTTTCTTTCTGCATTGTGATGCCtaccacacacaatgcctgaccCAAAGATCACTTCCTGTTTTCCTTGCAaactgctttggcagaatgattccaataaaaataaaaggacctGTTGCATGACTTCATGTCTTCCAGCTTCtttttcataataaaataatgaggACTAGAGCTACATAACATCCATAAATACTTTTGTAAGGAAACACTCCAGTAAGattttatgcaaaattaaatCCTTTTAAGCTGTACGTGATAATTGCATCACCATCacccccctctccctgcctccctccctccctctctctctctctgctggcaTCCCAAAAGAATGTGTCCATGCCCAAAAATCAGTGATGCAGCTGTTGGTGATACTTTCTCCTGCAAAATGTTATGAACAGTGTTTTTGAAAGGGAAGAAACAGAGCCAGTGTTGAGGGagcatgggagttataggccagaacatctggaaggacatGAGTGCtctaggggagggggagggctgtCTTTCTCAAACTTGGATCTTTGTGGAAATGCCCTGCTCATGCTGCAGTAGCGAATCCAGTGGTTTTGAGGGAGTGCAGCCCCCCAGGTTTAATACTGGTGGTCTCGGTGGATGCCCTCTTCTGGACTGAGTTACTGCAGGTTGCTCCGAGGCTTAGCTGCTTCCTCTCTCCACAGATGGCTCTCCTACCTCTTGCTGTTCATCCTGGACTTGGTGATCTGCCTTATTGCCTGCCTGGGACTTGCTAAGCACTCCAGATGTCTGCTTATTACGTGAGTACGCACAGTCATTGGAATGGGCGGCAGAGAGTTtagcatatgcacacacatagtGCCCAGGGACCTGACATTGTCCGACTGTCTTAGAGGCAAGAGTGTATTCACGTCTCCCCCCCAAAATGATGTTTAGCAGAGGCCTGTAGTGGGAGCTTGTTAATTCCCTATCTTGCCGCCTTGGAAGAATGGGTTTCTTCCGATTGGTGTGGTCAGTATGGAACTGATAGAGTTATTTGATGCCTCTCATTTCCACCATCTAGCTCTCCCTATGTAGGAGCTCTGGCATCTGGGAAGTAAGAGCTGCAGATCTTTCCAAGGGATCAGGGAGGAGGGATCTAAGATCAGATCTCTCCCCTCTAAGGTTGGACCTCTGTCTTCGACCTCAGAGAGTGGGGAGATCCAATTTGTCCTCTGTCTCCTTGGGATGCTGTCCCCTTGGGCCATAGGATCGTAGCCTAATTAGTGGTGGGATTCCTAGTTCCCAGCCTTGCCCCTTTCTCAGTGAACCCCACTTCTTCCCTCCTTCAGTTTGCCTTTTGTCCACAGGATGCTGTGCTGTGGGCTTTTCACACTCATTCTCAGCTGGGCTTCCTTTGCAGCAGATGTTTCAGCAGCAGTGGTAAGCACAAGGATTGTGTCAGGGCTGTTTGCTTCCTGTCTCCCTTAGGTTGAAGCTGGGCTTTCTTTGAAGGCTGAACCCATAGCTGCTCTCCATGCATCATGTTGGCTTCtatgcattttttgtgtgtgctcccTGCCTGGCTAACCTAGTAGCTCTCCCTGGTAACTGGGTTCTGTCTAACCTGAGCTTTCTGGCGTGGAGCTGATTTTTAGAGGCAATGAAACGTTTTGAACCCCTTGCTAGGCCTCCGGCAGGCCTCCTTGCATTCAGGTTTCCAGAATAACGCAGTCTCTTGGTTCCATATTCATTTGTCACAAACATGTTTGCAGTGGTAATCTCAGCCCTCTTTAACAAGCTCTTAATTGTGTGTTGTTCAGGCAGGGCTTAGGCATGCATATCTTCTGCAGTTAGCTTTGGGGAGTGGGAGAAGCAGCTGGCTCCTAGTTTCCATTTTTGCCATTCACAATCTAGTCTGTTCCATTTTCTCAGTAGCTGGATGCATCAAGGAGATCCATTTGAACAGGAGGCATTTTACTAATATTACAGCCTCCCCGTTGTTCTGCTTTCATTCACCACCCCAAAAGGCTGAGTTTGTGGCTGCGGATGTTTTCATTCATGATGCCAAAAGCACCTTGTGCACATTGTTTGCACATGTGTATGACTGTTGTACATTCAGGGAAGATAGCGGAAGAGTAATATTTTAATCCACCTCCATAGAAAGCCTCAAAACCTTCAAATCAGATGTGCACATTTTACATGTGGGAAATGCAAAGACCAGTTTTTAAGCCTCAGACAGATTTTAAGCCCTCTTCCAGCCCTGGTGGCTCCCTTTTGAAAATTCTGATTCTCACAGGGTACCAGTGACTTCTGCATGGCCCCAGATAAGTTCATCATGAACATGACGAAAGGGGACCTCAGTGCAGGTAAGGTTATTTCTTTTGGCACTGTTTGGGAAATGCAGGCAAGCCCTGCCTCGGGTGAGAGTCAGCTGAAGAGAAGGGGTGCTAACTGACTGTGGTGCGTTGTGCCCTGCCACCACACCACATAAGCAAGCATTGCTCCCCAAGGGGCCTCCGTGGCACCCcttgccctccagaggtttgagatttttaaacctcatcagccccagccagcataactagTGGTCCtggacgatgggagttgcagtccaaaacagctggagggcaccagccttGGGAAGTCTGCCCTGATGTGTAGAGCTCTCAGGGAATAATGCTGCAGGCATGGATTAAGAACATGCACAGCCGTGGAGAGGGTGCCCATGGTTGCAGTTACGCTTGCATCTCCCGTTGCCTTTGGCTCAAAGAATATTCCGCTTAGTTAAGAAGGACGTTTTCTTCGACCGCTGTCCAGCtaatcctctctcctcctcttatcAGTTTCATTTTTGCAGCTGGTAAATGTGGAAGAGCGCTTGAAACCCCCTTAATTGCCTCTCCACTGCTGATAAGCACAGAAGCTCTTCTTTGCAGCCAACGATGGACATGAAATGAGAAGCCAGGGTACACGTCAGGGGGGTCACCTGTCCTCTAGTAACATTTGTGCTTTTCCTTGGGTAGCCCAGATTTAAAGAGGCAGCCTTTCCTCTGAGACTCTTAATGCACCAGTCTCCTCATAGGGGTTCAGGCGTGCTGCAACAAATTCTCCTCAAAGAAAAGCCAGGTTGAACTCAGGCAATTAATTATACCAATTGGGCTGTTTTGCATAATCCTAAACTTTGATTACAATGTGGAGAGGGTTTTTGACTAACTTCAAATATTTTAGTTGCAAGAATTAGGAGTGATAGGGAAGGAGAGATGGGATGATAGCCTGTTAGGCAGTCGAACAGGAATGGGTATATAGGGCATAGATTACTCCTGGCTATTGGAAGCCCTGCCAAAAGCTCCCTTTTGTTAATGTTTGCTGGAGACTTAAGAGCTGTGTGTTTTTCTGAAGCTGACGGCTCAAATTTCACTTTCCCTCCCTTAAGGCAGAActgtatatttgggggggggacttgcTGGAGAGACTCAGTGGGTGCCAGAAGGGCGAAGGAGGAGTGGTGGGTATTAACCTTCTCATTCGCCAGTTATCCTCTGTGAATGCCCCATGCATTCAGAGTAAGGGACAGGCAGTTTTTACCTTCCGTGAAAGCTGACGCTCTTGCAAAGCCCTACTTTGACACCACATTCTGTCCTATGTGGCACATGGAATATGCGCACCCTGCCCTTGCTTTTGGCCTTGGCATCAGTTTGGCGTAACCCTTAGACCTAAAGCATCAATGGAAAGCAGTCCTGACGGctatatgtgctacctccagtgtcagaagcattgtgcctatgtacacccgtggctggggaacatgggtgggagggtgctgtgtccctcatgtcctgcttgtgggtttcctgtaggcagctggttggccactgtgcaaacagaatactgggctagatggatccttggcctgatccagcaggtctcttacGTTCTGAGCTtttctgcagcatctccccttCAGCAATGCTAGGCAGAGTCAACATTGCAAAAGGAGTCTCTCTGTGCTGTGTTGTATCATCTACTGAGATGTTGTGTTCAAAGCTGACACAGTCCTAGTTTGGATTTGGACTTGCTAAAGTTATGTTGACTATAGGTGCCACACACTAACCTCTGACTCACTTTGCTTTGTAGAGATCGTACAATACTACCTGTATTGCACCCAAAGTCTGACCAACCCCTTCCAGCAGGTAAAGTCCCTGGCCATGGGCAAGCACTAGTGGTGATAAGTCTTCACTAGTATGTCTCTAGTCTACCTGGAGTGGGAAGAAGCAGCCATATTTTCAATCTGTGAATGAATTTGCCATTAGATGATAGGTTCTGTTTGTGTATGGGGAGAGTTTGTGAGCATTCCCTCTCTTTTAGTGATGTCTGGCTAGAAAAGGAATCTTACATTGCAAGATCCATCACTGACATCTCCTTATGTAACACATGTGGCTATGGTTTCCCTAAATCCCCCTAGCTTTCTATGACCATCTCTACATTAGGGGAAAATCACCCTGCCTTTCCGGGGCTGCTCCTTTGAATGATTGTGATGGGCTTCATTATACAGGAGTACAGGGGcaacatgtggtttgaattgctgaccacatgctttgtaattgaaaacttccttttctttcataGCCTTGGatttttcagaagaattgggatatccagggTGGGGGTTAGAACAGATAattgggggaaagtgtgggagacatgcaggaaacTGATggtgtcatctaaaggacccacaaacttctgtgagtggccattcATAAATGGGagtgaaaaacaagccaaaggcggAGGCGAACCAAGGAtatcttctgcaaaatattatttgtaaaaaagttTAATGAAAGTGCCAAGTCCCTATGTGTTTCGGACGCAatgcgtccttcctcagggcttatttttGACAAGTtttttgcagttgtctgctcCGTGAAGCTTAGTACTTCACGgagcagacaactgcaaaaaccttgttaaaaataagccctgaggaaggacacaTTGcgtccgaaacgcgtaggcacttggcactttcattaaacttttttacaaataatattttgcagaagatatccttggttctgcctccgcctttggcttgttttcactccctcacagggttttccttctttttccgcaCCAGTTACAAATGGGCCATATACCACTGGTGTGGAGACGCTCTATACCTCTCTGTGGAAAGGATCAACCATTCAGTTAGAACCATAAAATAGTTCTAAGAGAGCCCTTCGGTACAACAACTTTCACAGGAGAAAAAAGATGTCTGATGTTTTGACTAGTGCTGCaaaagtgggcggggggggggggtggctccaAGAATTTGGAATGGGCTCATATCAACCTGCTTACTGCAAGGTAGTGAAGATCTCCCTGACTTCGTATTCAAGAGCCTGAGAGTAAAAGATTGGCTAATGGATTACCTACCATATTCCTTGTTTGCAGGCCCTGACCATCTACCAGCGCTCCCTTACGACCATGCAGATCCAAATTCAGGGCCTCATGCAGTTTGCTGTGCCTCTTTTCCCTACAGCGGAGGTAAACAGCGCCCGGAGCATTGTATTATTCTATAGAACTGGGGTATAATGATCTTTTTGTGGAGGCTTCTATGTTATGCACATTGTGTATGCTTAGAACTGGTGGCTTAAATAAATCTCTTTTCAAGGTGTAGGGTTTGGTGAGGACTGGGCTGGTAATATGAGAAGAGGGACACTTATTCAGGATGAAGAATGTTGGGTTCTCTCCTGGACAGGCTGATAGTAGAGCAAACAGCAGAAGGAGTAACGCATCTAGGTGATAGGCCGTATAGGGCGAAAGGGCTACAGGAAAGGATTTAGGTGGGTTACCATAGCAGCAGGAAGCCATTTTCAGGACACTGAGGAAGTGCAGTTTTATAGGGGTGAGGGCCCAGTCAGCAGTTAACCTGGTCATGACTTTGCATACCTTGAAGAATTATGGACTAGTTTTATGAATTCTTAGTTGCAGTTCTGGCCCTTAATCTCAGAGCTGCCTATGACCAGGGAAACTATCCTGTTACCTTTTGGACCAAGGCCATGTTTTTTGACACGGAATAAGTCCAGTTCAGGCATTATCCCTTATGTGATTGGCAGCTGTGCGAGGGGGAGAGTGGGGCCTCACCCCCTGGCCCTGGTCTCACCCATCCAGCATGGTTGCACTGTAGGGCATCTGAAGAAGAGGGAGCACCTGCTGTGTGATATGGGACCCTGTGCAGTGGTGGTGCTAAATCAAGGGGGCAGCCCCTACGTGTAGAACAGGGTGCCTTCTGCAGGTGTGCCCGCCCCAATGGTCTTACAGAGGGGGCAGCTCTGCTCTGCCCCTCATGTGATTATTAACTGTGTGAGGTAAAATGCCCAAATAGAGCTATAGCAGTATGCTGGCTGGGAgagggtgggagttgtagtccaaaatatctggagaacgccaggttggggaaagctgggccaTAGGGATGTTAGTAGCCAACAGCAGCACAAAGAGTAAGAGCCCTGAGCTACTTCATAGGGTTTTGCGTCATGGTACCGGGCCATGCACACTAGTTTTGTCTCCGTTTCTGGTTGTATTGGGGAAGTAGATCCAGTATGACTGCTAGGCCATCGTACTGGATCTATAGTCACCTCTTCTCTCCGCTGAGAATATGCCACTTCCGGTCACTGCTTCCCCCTTGCTGCAGAAAGATCTGCTTGGAATACAGCAGCTGCTGAATTACTCTGAGACTAGCCTCCACCAACTGACTGCCATGTTGGACTGCAGAGGCCTGCACAAAGTAAGTGGCGTGAGGCACGGCGCGCTTTGGGGTGTGTGGGCTATTAGTTCTGTTGGCACCGGACCAAGACgcttcccctcctctctgtgTTTTACTCCTCTCCAACTAAAGGATTATCTGGATGCCTTGATCGGGATCTGCTACGATGGGGTGGAAGGCTTGCTTTACCtcattctcttctctctcttggcTGCTGTGTCCTTCTCCACCATCATCTGTGCCATGCCACGCGCCTGGAAGCATTTAGCCAGCAGGTAAAATGGACCAGTCTCCCAGGAACTCCCCCACACTGGGAACCAAATAACCTTGCTAATTAGGGagggtttttaataataataataataataataataataataataataataataatttttaaaaaattatttattacccgcctctccctttagatcgaggtggggaacaacattagaacaggaatcaatacatcttaaaaattcatgatttaacattgatctggataggcctgccggaaaaggctagtctttaaagctgccttaaaatcacacaagagttaattttacgaatctcctccggcaggccattccacaatctgggggcgacagaagaaaaggtcctctgggaaactgaagtcagcctagttttagctgactgaagtaagttcaccccagaggacctgagtgtgcggggcggactatatgggaggaggcgatcctgcaagtaacctggacccaaactatttagggctttaaaggtaatgaccaacactttgtacattgcccggaaattaattggcagtcagtggagtgtttttaatgttggtgtaatgtggtcacccctaggtgtaccagtgaccaacctggctgccatattttgaactagttgaagtttccgaaataggtacaatggtagccctatgtagagcgcattgcagaagtcaagccttgaggatCAACACAATAACCATTGGTGTTATGCATCTCTGTGTTTAAACATCTGAAGCCTCCATATCCTTGCTGGCGGGAACAGTGTAACCAGAATCACAGGCTGATCTCTTTATCTTCCCTGACCATGTGCAAGAGCTGTGCAGATTAAGGGTTCCTATCAGAGAGCCTCCAGAATGGTCCCAGATCCTGGCCAGTGGAGGTTACTCTAGGTTGCGTAGGAGCCTGGTCTAGCTAACGTGACATGAGGTTACCTGGTAATGCTCCTGCATAGCCTCCTAGAAGCTACTTATGGGGCCCATAAGTCTGTTGCTGAGCAGCTGCctcacattgattgattgattggatttctatactgcccaatagctgaaggggCAGTAtatctggacggttcacaaaaacaaaacaacaaccaggtCCTCTGCACTCATCCTTCATTTgccaggggggaaatgcagcaatAAGAGAAGAGGACAGACCAACAGATATGTGCGCCAGTGTGGGAGAGGGAGGCAACAAAGGAAGgttctccctcctttcctccatctCTTGCATGCCCCTTAATGGGTATTCTTGGTGCTTAAAGCATCAATTCCCTCAGCTTGCAAGCTTCATGTCCTACTTCCACTATTAAAATAGAGGTGAAAGGAACACCACGAGATCCTTACGCTTCTCTTTGTGTTCCTGTTCAGCACATGAACCAGGGTTGGGTTTCCATGGAGACACTTGAGTTTGCTGCCATGGAACAAGACAGGAGAAGCTCTCTTTTTCAGATACAACTGCTAATGACTTACAAGAGAGAGCCTACACAAAAGGGATCTTAAAAACCATCTGAGATCCTGAAATCTGCCTCTTTACCCAAACCAGGgccgtttcttcttcttttgccaaTATATCCAGTGAAGCATGCTCTTCTCCAGCACCGAGACGTGTAGCCTTGGTCTCGGCATAACATGACCTTTTGCTGGGCATGACCAGGGCTTCAGTTGGTGTCTCAGACTGGTGCTACTGGGTTGTTTTCCCTTCTTCTCAGAGACCGTGATTACGATGACATAGACGAAGAAGACCCCTTCAATCCACAGGCCCGCCGGATAGCGGCCCACAACCCCACCCGTGGGCAGCTCCGCAGTTTCTGTAGCTACAGTAGCAGCCTGGGCAGCCAGACAAGTCTTCAGCCTCCAGCACAGACCATCTCCAATGCCCCGGTGTCTGAGTACATGTAAGTACAAGATGCCTGAGATAGCAGTGTCAGCACCTACGCCCGTATCCAGGCCTGTGGGGTTCCCAAGGTCACCGCAGAGATACTCGTAAGCTGTTTGGGTGTCTTGGATGCCCAGGTGTGCCTCTCATCCTTACTTCTCTAGTCTCTGGTACCACATGCGCCTGCTGAGACCCATGCTGCTTTCCATACTTGGTTCCATCGCTTCATCCCTTTCTGAGAACCACTGTGTCTATCCATACCACCGCCTCAGCAACTGGCAACCCAGTGACCCTCATAGACCCGTGTAGGACAGATATTCCAACCACCCAATAGATGAGCCGGCACAGGATCACTGAAAGATCTTAAATCTCTGGCAATTGCCTTcccattaaagaaaagaaagatagaaaaCCTTGCAAATCTCACTTACAAGTTGTGGCTGCCTTTTAAAAaggctgccttttaaaaagaaaaacccatgGATGCAGTCCTTGAAATGCTAATAGCTAGAGAAGGTGTGAAAAGTGTTATTGCCATGACAGACGAAAGGGATAAAGCAATACTGCTTGCTAGAACAGATGTTGGCTAATATATTGCAAGCATTTGATTTCACACAGagcattttattgattgattgattttatttgtgTCATTTATTTACCTCTGAGTATAGTACAATCTCTCAGTGGTTTATTTTCCATACTGTGTTAACATCTAAGTTTGCATCCTCTTCTACCAAAAGGTCACTGCCCACTTACATATCTTTAGCAGTTTGTTATCTAGGGAACGAGAAGCACGTGCTGTCTCAGTTTCGAAATGGCTCCATCAGGCTGCCACTTGATAAGGAAAGACTTGCCCACTTCGCTCCTCTGTGCTCCTTCCCATCCGTTTGATTCATCTGCTTAGCCGCTGGTTTCCAGCAGATTAGAAGGGCATGATCAATGAACAGTAATAACGGGGTGAAGAGGAAGGGGGTTAGGTCCATAGTGCTACACCCTAGAAgaggggtaggcaacttttttGGACCTGTGAACCCATTTCGCAACTTGCAAAACTCtcctgggcaccactacaaaatggctgccatgagaggtgTGGCTAGTCCCAAACAACAAGTAATTCTGCCCCaaagacaaggcagaggtggggtctgagccccaacacactaaacagttCCTTTGAACCCACAACTGGTAAGGAAATGTGTTAATCTTCGTATGTTTGtttaaagtgggaggggtagggtgCATTGGGGACTTCCAAGAAAAGTGTCAGGGGGGTGCACTGGTGCCCACGTTCACCCTACTGCCCACCCCTGTATTAGCAGGCACGCCT
This window of the Elgaria multicarinata webbii isolate HBS135686 ecotype San Diego chromosome 3, rElgMul1.1.pri, whole genome shotgun sequence genome carries:
- the TTYH2 gene encoding protein tweety homolog 2; the encoded protein is MLAAARADYLAPWWASWLHGLPHLSLSLQPVSSAFRPRDADYQQSLLFLALVGAIFLGLNLVFLGIYITCLCCCKREEESETKKPNSCCLTWTAVVTGLICCAAVGIGFYGNSETNDGVYQLIYALDNANHTLSGIDSLVSGTTTQMKVALEQHLARLNEIFATQGDYVQTLKFMQQMAGNIVLQLSGLPVWGDVTVDLSQITNEVSYVEYYRWLSYLLLFILDLVICLIACLGLAKHSRCLLITMLCCGLFTLILSWASFAADVSAAVGTSDFCMAPDKFIMNMTKGDLSAEIVQYYLYCTQSLTNPFQQALTIYQRSLTTMQIQIQGLMQFAVPLFPTAEKDLLGIQQLLNYSETSLHQLTAMLDCRGLHKDYLDALIGICYDGVEGLLYLILFSLLAAVSFSTIICAMPRAWKHLASRDRDYDDIDEEDPFNPQARRIAAHNPTRGQLRSFCSYSSSLGSQTSLQPPAQTISNAPVSEYMNQAVLFGGNPRYENVPLIGRGSPPPTYSPSMRATYLSVNDDHRRQYGNEFPA